One genomic region from Acidimicrobiales bacterium encodes:
- a CDS encoding DUF397 domain-containing protein — MIWRKSTYSTNGTDCVELATDGERVYVRDSKSPDDGTVTLSAGTWRALLAGAKSGHLDDLL; from the coding sequence ATGATCTGGCGCAAGTCGACCTACTCGACGAACGGAACTGACTGCGTCGAGCTGGCCACGGACGGCGAGAGGGTCTACGTCCGGGACAGCAAGTCACCCGACGACGGCACCGTCACCCTGTCGGCCGGGACCTGGCGGGCTCTCCTCGCCGGTGCGAAGTCGGGCCACCTGGACGACCTGCTCTAG